TACGGTCAAAGATGCTGCTGAATATTTAAAATACATTGCAGAAAGCCAAGGTGTAAATGCCGAAGATGATGCGTTACATATTATTGCCCAAAAGGCAGATGGTGCCATGCGAGATGCCCTATCCATTTTTGATAGAGTAGTTAGTTTTTCCGGTTCTGAGCTTACACGTAAAGCGGTTACCGAAAATTTAAATGTCTTAGACTACGATACTTATTTTGAGGCTACAGACTTAATATTAGAACATAACATACCAGGATTATTATTGTTGTTCAACAAAACCTTATCACTTGGTTTTGACGGACACCACTTTATATCTGGACTTGCTTCTCATTTTAGAGATTTAATGGTATGCCAGCATCCTGATACGATTAACTTACTAGAAGTTGGCGAAGCAGCCCAACAATTATATAGAGATAAAAGTAAAAAGACCGCTCCCTCCTTTTTATTACAAGGTTTAGAAATTTCAAACGACTGCGATTTAAAATATAAAACAAGTAAAAATCAACGCTTACTTGTTGAATTAACGCTTATGAAACTTGCCTCTATCAATTTTGATGGAGAAAAAAAAAATCCTGAATCCGTAGCTCTTAACAATCAGACTATTGATTTCATTGCTCCCTCAGCATTTTATAATCAAGCACCAAAAAAAGAATCTGAGATTAAACCTGTAACAGGAAATCAACCGGCTACTACAAAAACTGAAGGTCCAAAAGAAACAATTTCGCCAAATAAGACTACCGAAACTGCAGTTGAATCTAAACAAGCTCTTACAACAGCAGAAACTCAAGTTGCACCGGTAAAAACCAAAGAACCTCAACAAATAATTGAAAAAGCACCTATAACAGAACCCGTTTCTGAAGCTAAAAAACCGATTATTAATCGCCCTACTAAAAGGGTTTCCGGACTTTCCATTTCTAGCTTAAACGCAAAGAAACAACACGAGCTGAACAAGATTGAAGTTGTAATTGATGAAAACAACTTACCTAAAGATAACTTTACGGAAGAAGAACTTCGTAAGCATTGGGCAGATTTTATAGAAATAATCGATAAGAAAGGTCAAAAGATTCTAGCTTCTAACCTTCATTCAGATATTCCAAAATTAAAAGACAACTTTGCTATTCATTTAGAGCTTCCTAACGGAACCATGAAAAAGGAAATTGAGCGCGAACAGTTCGAATTGATGGAATATCTACGTGCTAAACTGAACAATCACTTTGTGCATTTAGAGATTACCGTGAATGAAACAACCGTAACGAAATTTGCTTTTACCCCCGAAGAAAAATATGAGAAGTTAAGGGAAAAGAACCCAGTGATTGATTTATTAAGACAAGAATTCGATTTATTCTTATAGCTTTTTCTTACTCCGAAAAGCAAATATTACTAGTACTATTGAAATTATTAAAAGTCCGAAAGCTTCCCTTCCTAACTCTACGGTAACTATATCTCCATCATTTAAATCGAATCCTTGAAAATCTGAAGGATAAAGATAAACGAAACCAATAAAAGCAAGTACTCCTAAAATCAACGGTACAATATATCCTATCTTATTTAATGCGAATAATAGAGAGATTAAAGCCGCAACACCATAGATGATAATCCAATGTAACGAGTCTGGGTCATTGTATTGTAAAACGGCACCAACAGTAAACAACACTGCAAAAACATAGCCTAATATCTTAAATAATAGATTCATTTGAATTTAGTTTAATAGGTGATCTTCAATAAGATCACGCACTTGTACTGCACTAATTATCTGATCGTTATCACCAGTGATATGATTACTTATAAAGATTGGGAAATCTTCTTCGTCTTCTGTTAAACGACCGTGGGAACCTTTGATCAAAGTAGCATCAATCGGTATAATATTCATGACCGTTCTAAAGCCCATTTTCTTCTTAAGTAACTTGCCAACTACTTTTGCCATCACCAATTTATCTTTTGGGTCAGTCATCATTTCAACTGGATCGTAACCTGGTTTTTTATGAATATCTACCATTCTTGCGTAATCTGGTGCTTTTGAATCATCTAGCCAGAAATAATACGTAAACCATGAATCTTTATCAGCTACCACCACAATATCACCACAACGTTCATGGTTTATGTGATACGTTTTCAAATCATCTCCATAAAGTACTTTCTCGACTCCTTCTACAGCTTTTATAAATTCTGCAACACGTTCAATATCCTGCTCATTCTTGCAATATACATGTGCAATCTGATGATCTGCAACGGCAAATACATCGCTAGCACCTGCATCTAACAACTCCAAACCTCTTTCTTCACGTACGGCAATAAAACCTTCTTTTCGCAATAATCGATTAAGATGTATCGGTCTATTTACATTTGTAATTCCGTATTCAGAAAGCAGTATCACTCTGGTTTCTAATGCTTCATAGTGTTGTACCAATTCTTTTACTACAGCATCAATTTCGTTCAAGTCTTTTGAAATCACCTTAAAGTCAAGACCGTAACGTTGTAAATTATAATCTAAATGAGGAAGGTAAATGAAGGTTAAATCTGGATTATGCTTTTTATCAGTCAGCAAAGCGGCATCTGCAATCCATTTTGAAGAATTGATAGTTGTCTTAGGTCCCCAAAATTCAAATAACGGAAATGTTCCCAAAGCGGTTTGCATTTCATCACGCAACTGAGCAGGATAAGAATATATATCCGGAATTTTTCTTCCGTCTGCTAAATAATTTGGTCTCGGAGTTAGACTATAATCAACATTGCTGTACATGTTGTACCACCAAAAATGATTGGCACAAGTAAAATTAGGATGTTTCTCTTTTATATCATCCCATATTTTGGGTTGTTCTACCAACTTGTTTGACTGTCGCCAAAATTTAACCTCGCACTCATCTTTAAAATACCAGCCATTACCAACAATACCATGCTCTGACGGCCATTTTCCTGTTACATAGGTAGATTGTACTGCACAGGTAACACCGGGTAACAGAGGTTCTATGTATGAGGTTTGACCTTTTTCTAAAAACGATTTTATATACGGAGTGTGTTCACCTATCAATCGCTTCGTTAATCCAACGACATTTATGACTACCGTTTTCTTCATATTACATATGTGATTTAAACCATTCTATTTCGCGAATTATGGATATTGATAAATATTCTTTTAAATCTGCCGGAAGCACATCCCAAGTATAGGTTTCTATTTCTAGGTGTTCTGATATGGGATTCGATTTAATATAATCTATCGTTTTTAAAATATGGTCTTGTGTTGAAAATAACTTGCCATATTTCTCTAAAAAAATAGGAACGTGGTAATGAGCCCTTA
The genomic region above belongs to Maribacter hydrothermalis and contains:
- a CDS encoding alkaline phosphatase family protein, producing the protein MKKTVVINVVGLTKRLIGEHTPYIKSFLEKGQTSYIEPLLPGVTCAVQSTYVTGKWPSEHGIVGNGWYFKDECEVKFWRQSNKLVEQPKIWDDIKEKHPNFTCANHFWWYNMYSNVDYSLTPRPNYLADGRKIPDIYSYPAQLRDEMQTALGTFPLFEFWGPKTTINSSKWIADAALLTDKKHNPDLTFIYLPHLDYNLQRYGLDFKVISKDLNEIDAVVKELVQHYEALETRVILLSEYGITNVNRPIHLNRLLRKEGFIAVREERGLELLDAGASDVFAVADHQIAHVYCKNEQDIERVAEFIKAVEGVEKVLYGDDLKTYHINHERCGDIVVVADKDSWFTYYFWLDDSKAPDYARMVDIHKKPGYDPVEMMTDPKDKLVMAKVVGKLLKKKMGFRTVMNIIPIDATLIKGSHGRLTEDEEDFPIFISNHITGDNDQIISAVQVRDLIEDHLLN
- a CDS encoding transmembrane 220 family protein gives rise to the protein MNLLFKILGYVFAVLFTVGAVLQYNDPDSLHWIIIYGVAALISLLFALNKIGYIVPLILGVLAFIGFVYLYPSDFQGFDLNDGDIVTVELGREAFGLLIISIVLVIFAFRSKKKL
- a CDS encoding DNA polymerase III subunit gamma/tau gives rise to the protein MEPFIVSARKYRPQTFKDVVGQQSITNTLQNAIDQNHLAQALLFCGPRGVGKTTCARILAKQINSDGTEQENEDFAFNIFELDAASNNSVDDIRNLIDQVRIPPQVGKYKVYIIDEVHMLSQSAFNAFLKTLEEPPKHAIFILATTEKHKIIPTILSRCQIFDFKRITVKDAAEYLKYIAESQGVNAEDDALHIIAQKADGAMRDALSIFDRVVSFSGSELTRKAVTENLNVLDYDTYFEATDLILEHNIPGLLLLFNKTLSLGFDGHHFISGLASHFRDLMVCQHPDTINLLEVGEAAQQLYRDKSKKTAPSFLLQGLEISNDCDLKYKTSKNQRLLVELTLMKLASINFDGEKKNPESVALNNQTIDFIAPSAFYNQAPKKESEIKPVTGNQPATTKTEGPKETISPNKTTETAVESKQALTTAETQVAPVKTKEPQQIIEKAPITEPVSEAKKPIINRPTKRVSGLSISSLNAKKQHELNKIEVVIDENNLPKDNFTEEELRKHWADFIEIIDKKGQKILASNLHSDIPKLKDNFAIHLELPNGTMKKEIEREQFELMEYLRAKLNNHFVHLEITVNETTVTKFAFTPEEKYEKLREKNPVIDLLRQEFDLFL